From the Porites lutea chromosome 5, jaPorLute2.1, whole genome shotgun sequence genome, the window TACTCTTTAGAGTTGAAATATTGGCAAAATTATTTAGTCATGCAAGGCTTATAAAGACATTAACCCCACTTTTTTGTGGGGTAATTAAGAAAGAATAAATGTGGGCAAATTAATACACATCACGCAATGGGGcttcacaaaataaaaacatcgaAAAAAGATTTTCGCTTTTGCTACAACTTTCAATCCTGGTACTCCGAATCTCAAAAAGATTGTAATGAAACACCTTATTACAGGCTGCAATAACATGTTCATGCAAATATATCCAAGCACCCCAATTGCTGCTTGTCGGAATTCTCTTGTTAGAGCTAAAATTTCATCAATTTAACAGCGTCATCAAGGGTCGAGCGGAATTATTCAATACACTTATGGATTATCAGTGAATGAAAAATTACTACGTACCCGCTTGTATGTAACCTCAAAGGCCTCTTCTTTCTTTAGGTAAAAGTGTAGATGTTAATTAACATTTGGTTAACTGAATTTCATAAACCAAAGGAGGCTCTTTGATAATGTGAAAAACAGTGGAAGTCGATCTATTCTTAAACTCTTAAATGCAAAGGTGTGTAAAAAGCTCAGGAAATGACCTATTAACTTTAGTACATGCTAATTAAGCTTTTTAgatttaatgtttgtttttgaagAGTTGAACttcacaatatttttttttgtttcaaatgatGCATAATATATAAAAACTGTAATCACTTtgcttttgaaaaccttttttaaaaagaatagtAGTGAGACTTTCCAACATCATCACTCAGCAAATAAGTTATTGGTTTTAAATTTTGGCTTCTGAAATCTTAAAAGGGTGGACAAATATAATCTTGGTGTGCCTTGTTTATTGGACCTAATATTTAAAATCACACCCAGAGGAAATCACACCCCAGATTATTATTAGTAATGAGTTATTGGATCAATTTTAGTCTATTTTGGATCTATAATATTTGTGTcagcttttaaaaagcttttaggACAAAGGCATGAGACAGCCATGATTTGGGATTAAGTATTGGTGTGTCTTAATTTATCTGTTTAAAATATCCCAGAAGATTAAACCAACCAGTTTAGATCTATAAGAAGAGCTTAAGGCAAATATAAGTAACTGATTCATTGATAATTAATTTGACCCTTGCCTGTAAAATCTAGCTGTTAAATCTAGCTATAGCTGTTATAAACAAAATTATACTGTTGCAATGTAGTGCATCTCTCTGGCCTTACCTCAGCAGTAAACCCAATATTGTTTTAATagaaacaagttttaaaattatataacaTTCAGGGCCTGATGCTCTAATGTCATAAACTGATTGCTATGATATTACTCCTTGAGGTCACGTTGCTTTTCTTTAGACTTATGTTTAACACTGAAGTTTAACACAAGCTTAAATGTAGGCTTAAatcatatttttattattataccaACCTGACTTGCATATCCTTACATGTAACATTTGTCATGTACACAGTGTCGAATGCCTTTTAATACTTCTCAAACAAGATGATTTTAGGAGGAGAAATTAAGGGTGCAAAAATGAgcaattttttatctgtttggcAAACTCTCATTAAACATTCATATCCTTTGTACTGTGATCACTCGACTGTGCGTGTGATGGTAATTTAAGTGTgtataaattattgttatttttgtcgCTTTGGCTAAATGGttggtaaccggtcaaggttttaaaaatactgaatgaccggcagtcctgtcCTTTCAGTAAATTtaacaaatcgaaaaaatccagctaaaccaaactatcatatctcaattaagaaaagtcaagcgaaaTGTACTGATCGaaaatataggactgccggtaattcagtgttttcaataccttgaccggcagtcgagctgaaaaaagttctaagtgtcacaaaatatGGTTTCGTTTAGTGAGCCCAACGTATTTACCCAAACGTTACACTGACTTTTCTTCATCGACATATGTTAGTTTGGATTAGCTGGATTATTTCGATTTGTGAAAAaaactgagaatataggactgccggtcatttagtgttttgaaaaccttgaccggcagtcgagctgaaaatgttctaagtgtcacaaaacatggtttcgtcttctgaacCCAGCGTTAACCAAACGCTgtacttgagatctataaagcatttcaggatcgcttgacttttcttaatcgacatgtGAGAATTTAGATTTGCTTGGATTTTTCGATTCTGTGACATTTACTGAGAAGATAGGACTGctggtcatttagtgttttgaagaactacaccggttaccggccatatagccacagcgtattTCTGTTGATATTGGGTTCCCTCCATGGGTTTCAattaattttggttgtttttttttttacctatccATATAAAAAATGCATTAACTATCTTTTTTTCTGTGAATATTTTCTCAACAGATGAATAAAGGCGACATCGAACAGAAAGGATTAGTGGAGGTTTGATGAAAATTGCATATTGATTCCTTTAATGTAGTAAACCtgtgaaaggaaagaaaaattaaaaaataccagTACTGTCAAAAAgttgtcttttattttgttgtaaacACATATTGAAAAGCTAAGCGATGAAGCAAGTAAACATTATTTTCTGCCCTTTCTCTGCTGGCAAAAACAAACCAGTTTAGCCCTATCGATTGCTATTAAAAGAACACTGATTTTAACGAGGCGATAGAAAGTGACAGTACTAACCGGGGGTGTCTTTATACTGAAATTTTTAGGcgactttttttttaacaattatcgTAACATCGTGATATAAAATGGGAATAACACAAACTCCGAAAATCGTCGCCAAGCTATTAGAAAACCGTTGAATATTTTAGACAAATGGAACGGTTAAcgggttatccagaaatttttaggcaATGAGGAATAATTTACCTCGGATTTCCGAATATcgtttattttaatatatttattcGAGTTTTTCTCGAGTCACGGAGAACCTTTTATCGAAATCCcgattcaagaaaaataaatgtaataaaaaagagCAGATATTATAATTATTGCGTGTCGTTCTCACGTGCTTAAGGGTAGGTATTATATTGATAAGAGACACACACCCAGTATTTAAAACCAATTGACCTAATACGTATTATCACTTATTGGTCACGAAACACGGGCGAAATTGACTATTCACGAATAAACAACTAGACACGAAAGGGCATCGCCAAGAAACCACAAGCGCTCATCTGCAAAGCTATTCTTTTTATCCTGATCGCTTGTTAGTTCTCAacaaaaatagaacattttCAAACCATTGGAAAAAGAGAACACCCTTACTTTGCCGGCTGCCGGGTATTTGTAAGTGTCACagcataaaagaaaaaaaaaaatcgtgagTAGAGGCGCGTGACTCACGGCCATGATTTTACTTAGGCTAAATTTACTGCAGTCTGcttttttgtatgttttaaCGTTTATTGAATCTGCTtcgagaaatatttttaaaggggGCGATAAAGAAGACACTTAATGTTGAAATTCCTTCGCAAACTGCCGGGTATTTAGACTGAGGAGAAACCGTGTTCGTGAGACAACCAGGCAGTTCATGACACAGATTTGTCTTGTATTTAAATACGAAGTCCTCATTACAATTAAATGGTCCCCGGAGTACATCTTGTCCTATCACGGATAGAATGTTCTGATCTAAATCACACACGGGGTAAAAATTCAACCCAACACTATAGCCTCCGCTGTTGAATTTTCTGGCGGTttacctacaaaaaaaaaatcaagccgtcaagcttttcaaaatccagtGTATGGATATCATTTTATTACTCTATATACCATAAAAATGCAGTGCTTTAGTCATTGCCCAGTTTTCAAGGGGTattccataataataataacaataatctttattgagatgactttttcatataaaatatggttttcaaaaaggatctcataaaattaaaaaaaataaatgtcagAAGTCTACCAGAGAGGCTGCGAgaattttatattaatttttcgTTTCGGCAGCCAGTAGACAATataccttgtcacggttttcgacgccatcttgacgagtaggcaaacgcatgagaaattacagtgattgtatgaggatctaatgtcgaataatttccatagaacggctgttctgaaaaaaatatgatttgtaaactaaagcttcactcctaaggattctcctgaaaaagtttgagggcgttacatgcactagaagacctagaaccactttttaaaattttctatacatttgtccgtaagaaagtcccgggaaaattggagacaaatatatggaaaatctaaagcaagcctctagagaaatttaagcacaggtatgCCCCCCCATTTTTTTTAGGGCAATCCTTTGCTTTgctctcatacaaacactgtaatttctcacacgtttgcctactagtcaacatggcgtcgaaaaccgtgacaaggtctattcgtGAACCGAATATATTTTTAGTTGCTCAGGTGATTATAattgacattttctttttctttctttcttttttgttgttgttgttgttgttttgtttttttgacagGACATTATGTCACAGAAACTGTCACATACTCTCTTTATGTCGTTATGTAGTTGGCTCTGGTTATTATAATGattgacattttcttttgttctcttattgattgattgacggAACCTTGTGTCACACAAAGTGTACAATGTGTCACATACtctcttttccaaaaatatccCTTGGGGGTGGTACTGGAGAGACTTGTGTGACCTGAAACAGATtgcgtgatttttttttgtcgggGAGAGGGTAAGTTTCGTATCCCTTCGCGTGTCTCGCGGGGACCTCAGAGCGCTTAGCGGGGCTTTGACTGAGATTTCGGCGGGCGTTTCAAAGATCGGATCACTTTCGCGGGTTGTTTGAAGACTTCTTTGCGGGCACATGTGGACATTAAACTCCCTTTCTCGTCCCTGGAGAGAGAGCGAGACGAACACGAGTAGAAAAGAAACCTGGGAACAAAGGTTAAGTGGTTATAGTCTTAGATTGAGGGGTAATCTCAGATTTAGAACAGTCAATGACGAACAACAAATCTTCGACCTCAGGATCATTTACACAAATTGTGACTCGACAATAAATCTTACTATAAAGATTAGACTTCTTGACTCTCTGCACAAGTTAATATATGCTATCAAGGAAATGAATCTTACAAATGACAAATTATGCAAATGTAATATCTGTTAAAAAATAGTTACTTAGTCAGTTTGCTTTACTCTTATCTTACCGTGTGTTAATAATATATCTTTGCTGATCGTGCTGTATTTAATATATTGTTATTGATACCACATTTATTTTGTTATCTGTTTTTCTAATTGTTTATTAAAATTATGATTTCGGTGGCATATCAGTAGTCAGCGATTAAGTAGCTATATTAAAGAAGCTCCGTACTGTACTCGTTGTTTATTAAGCCATAGTTCTCTAACTACATGCAGGTCTCTGGAAGTAgtttagtaaaataaaagaggACCGATGTCGCAATTGACGTAATTGTAAACTATAAAGGATTCAAAATGGTTTAGGAAGGGGAAGAGAAATATGGATTGCACATGGCGAGGCCTCTTGTAAACGTCCTGCTACTTCCGTCTTAATTATACTCCAGCTTCACTGAAACTCGACTCTGCCAAGGCTTAGGCAGCGTTCACACTTGCTGCCCAAACACGGCGCCCGAGTACAGTAGTCGTCCGACACTAATATATATGAACACACTCTCTATCACGCTAGAATTTGGGCACGGTGCTTGTGTCCGATCGAGTGCAGGGTCGATACCTTGTACTCGGGCCAGCGCTAAAGTGGGCATCGCTTAGCTGACCTTACCTGTGTGCACACCTTCAGATGCAGTGTATTACTTTTCACAGCCATATATTCAAGCTACGCTCACGTCTGAACTGAAAATGGCAACTGACAGGTCGAAAGGGAGCAAATATGTACACAGTTACATATCGTGTACCCAAGATGTGAGCACAACACCATCTTGTGCCAGGACCCGGGGACACTAATACTTAGGCACCAAGTGTAAACAGCCCCTTAGGCAGCCGGCTTATTCTTGGTCCACTGGTACGGTGTCCGAGTAAAGTACTCGCTGGGTAATACTGAACACACAGTCTTTGTTTTCAAGTACTGTAAGCCAGAAATCAGACACGGTGCCAGTGCCCAAGTACAAGGCAGAGGCCCAGTAATGGCTTTAGAGTGGGCAACTGCTCCCTGCAATTGCGTGCACTCGTTGTCTGTTAGTTTTGACGCAAAATTCTGCTTTACGAACCGATCCATAATTTCTTTACGTTTCTAGATGGCGTCAGTCAGCTGAGGGCGAAATGGAGCAAATATGTTCGCAACCCACGCCTGTGTGCTTGGGCACGGTTACCGGGCACCAGGAATGAATTCTATCTTTAATTTTATGCAAATGCAGGAACAATATAACGTACACAAAATTCATATTTCTCTCTGCTTTATTGAGCACCAGAAGACACCCATATCCAGGCGACACCATGAAAATCACGAAAATTGCCCTTGCTCTTCTGTGTTTGACCTTTAATTTAGTATCGGCAACCCCCGTAGCAAGGAAGAAGGTCTTAATTCTGGGAGCTGGGGCAGCGGGAAGCACGGCCGCTAAGACACTTCATGACAAAGGAATTTCCGACTTTCTTGTACTGGAGGGGCAAGATTACATAGGCGGACGGATGAAGCAATCTCCATTTGCAGATATGAAAGTGGAGCTAGGTGCAAACTGGATCCAGTTTGCAGACGAAGAAGACAACCCACTCATACCACTGAGGAATACGCACAACTTGACGGGACATTTGTCAAACTTCACTAATGTTCGCGTGAGGTAATTAACATGTTTCTTGTCAAAACTTTCTTTCGTGCACGCGATCACGCAAACAGTTTAGTCAGTTTACCCCAGTATACAGGGCTAAAATCTCTCACATGAACACAAGACACCGAGACAGCCTCTGACAACCAGTCCGCTTTTTATGAACAGGcccaaactttaaaaaaattctaataAATGCATGCTGTGCAAGATAAATTGGTCCCTTGATTTATGTTATTATATCATTAGTCTCCGTTGTTCAGTTTGCAGATAACGCGCTCAGAGAACGAATAACTTGAAATGAATATTACCACCTTGGTATTTTGTTCCCTTGACTTGTTATTTCTACAAGATGCTCCTGCCTCAAACCTCCCTGGATAAGACACCACACGACGAGTCACGAAACCAAATGTAAAACGATAGAATCCGGGACAAGGGAATTCGGGATAAAGGAGCATTGGACTCTTACTCCTGGAAAAATCTGATTGTTGCTTTATCATTCTTTCTCTTAGAAACGATTCCGGGGTTGATATAACAGACATGACAGTATATAAAGAGTGGGAAAAGACCAAGGATAAATTGTTCAAGATGGGAGAAGAGAGGGGTGAGAAGGATGTTGCTCCAAGGGATATGCCCGCCTCCACAGGTTTAAAGATACTTGGCTGGAGGTCTAATACtcctctgaagaaaactcttgCTTGGTTTGACATCGATTTTGAATACGGTGAAAGCGACCAGAAGGTGTCATTGAACAACATGGGTTCCCTTGGAGACGACCTTTTTATTACTGATCAAAGAGGAATCTGGACTCTCTTTAGCGATTTCTATTCCAGTTTTGCAGACAAAATATTACTGAACAAAACAGTAACCACGATCAAGTACGATGGCAATGGTGTGGAGGTCGCCACAGCTGGAGGTGAAATCTTTACTGCAGACTACGCTTTGTGTACATTTGGTAGTGGTGTTTTGAACCGTGGCTCAGTACAATTCAACCCTCCACTGCCTGGATGGAAGAAAGAAGCAATTTATCGCCTGAGGCCTGTTTACTACACAAAAATCTTCCTCAAGTTCCCAAGCGAATTCTGGGGTGATAGCGAGTGGATATTACATGTTTCAAGCCAAAACACAGGACATTTCCCAGTATTTTTCGATCTGGATCGTGCTGGGTTCTTTCCTGGCTCCAAGTCTTTGTTTACTGTAGTAACTGGAGATGAATCTCTAAGAGTGGAAGCACAAGATGATTCCAAAACGATGGAGGAGCTCATGGAAGTTCTGCGCAACATGTATGGACCCAGCATACCAAATGCCACAGGTACTGAAAGACGCGTCCAATTAGACCCTAATTTGCCGTCTAATAGGCACATTTCGTGAAATAAGAAGCGGCTTAGCTAGGAACGTGTTATCTAacaacagcccttaacacctgttgtAAGATAAGAAGAGAAagacttcgtataaatgacttttgcgtcttatgtaagactcGAACttatagtacgcatgcgttactTTAAGATTGAGCGGTAAAAAAGATTCCTTCCTTAAAAATCCAATTTACGCACGTCTTTCACTTTTCAAGGTCTTCGAGCGTTATGTTTAAGCCTGAATAGATTTATGTCAGTCAACTTTCaaactatttttgttttgttttttttggtttccttCCTCTATAAGAAATTGTGGTAAGCAAGTGGACGCAAAACCCATACGTCTTGGGTTGCTGGACAGACCCAGTCATTGGCACAGATTCCTCCGTGTTTGCCAACATGGCCGGTCGAGTTGAAAACTTGTTCTTCGCTGGTGAGGCTACTCAAGGCGATTGGTATGGCTACATACAGGGAGGTTATTACAGTGGACTGGAGCGAGCGAATGACATTGCTAGTTGTATTCAAGGCGGGAAGTGCCAACCTTATGAGCCAGCCACAGGCCTACCAGCAATCGTTAAAACAAAGGACTGCGTGAAGAGCAAAGCGTCAAAGATGGATGTGCTGGATGTCATCAGTTTGTTTCTTGGGCTTTTcattttttgctgtttgtaGTTTCTTTCAGCCGCATTTTGGCTATATAACCTGGCACTTTTAATTCTGAAGACCGGAAATACCCCACCGCACATATGTTTAGTGCGTAATTAGCTTTTGTAtgattttttccaaaaactgtTTCTTAATTGTGTTTCCTTCCTTGTATTTCCTTATTACTCTATTGTATTACACGATTCCAGCAGTGACACCCCTCCATCTTGTTCGACCATAAAGTCCTTTCCATAGACAGAAAGGTCCACGAAATAAGTAAGGTTTATAGCACGTTTTTCAGGTGTTTGGATGACTTCAGCAGATctcaaataaagtttccatttgCTTGCCTGCACTTCCGATGCACTAAGCAGACTTGCTGAAAGATCCTTATTGTCCTTCCTTATTGTCTGCACTAGAATTTCATTTCGATCGTTTTCTGttcatttctgaaaaaaaacaaaagtttcatttcagttttattcaTAACAATtaccttaaaacttttttttttgcttatagCAGGGACCACCGAGAAAGGTTGAGAGTTAAGGGCTAATTCGCAGTTGTAAGCGGGATCCGGAAAAATGCCTCCTTCCGTCCTTCTGTTCCCTGATAATTTTCTCAGACTGTTTCTTTGCGTATTGTAAGGACCGCGGAGGAAGGCGGGGGTTTAATCCGAACTTGAAAGAGCGAGCATATAGGAACTGAGGACTGGCGCATGCttcctcgaaaaaaaaaaatgaaatcagttAGGTTTCCTGATTCAAATGGTGACGGCGACCAGCAGCATTGATGGAAGAAAGCAAGAAGAGTCATacaaaaacagagaaaatgAAGAGAACAAAGAGAAAAGTGCAAAGTTTATAAAGTGGTTAACGTGTGAGCGAAAGAATTGGAACTGAAGTAACTTTAATAAGTTATGAATCTGATGACCTAAAATAAATCCAGGTAAAACAACTTTTTTGTGCCCATCTTAAAAAAGGGGAGGGATAAAACTTCCCCTTTCCAGCCCGTCCCTCTCGGCGGTCCTTGCTTTAGCTAACTGAGAAATTGTCAAATTCAGTCTGGACATTGTATCTGGGGTTTGCCGTTTGTCGTAAACGTGATCGTCTCTAAAGTAAAACTCTCTACGTAAAAAACTCTGGCAAGAAGATAATTTTTCGGTGAGGTAATTTTTTTGACGGCCATCGGTTGAAAATTTTCACGACTAAAACTAGAACTATACTTTATATGTAAAACCCCATTCAGGCCTCCTTGAATAAAGAATTCTACTTAGCTGAGCGTCGGAGCATTATAGCCCCATGCTTTTGCCCTGGCGAGGAAAGCCGAAGGAAATTCAAATACATTCTCATGGAAGAGGTTCAAAGCCTTAAATTCCATTTTCAGGACTTAACTACCAGATGAGACCTTATTTCGATCGACTGCCGGTGTAATAAATTCCTTACTGACTATTTATAAACAAACATTCATTTAATTTCATTCATCTCATCCTGCCTCATGATCAAAACCTGTCCTTGGAATAACTACTCCTATGGATGTATGGTTAAAagtaattagtaaaatccaaatagtggtgtattatcaatgctgcgttctgattggtttagctactactaggctatatgttatacactgtaattttcagggagttataataactcctctagtggggctaatttaactccttacagtggagttatttttcgtggagttattttaactccaaaaaggagtttaaagaac encodes:
- the LOC140937517 gene encoding uncharacterized protein: MKITKIALALLCLTFNLVSATPVARKKVLILGAGAAGSTAAKTLHDKGISDFLVLEGQDYIGGRMKQSPFADMKVELGANWIQFADEEDNPLIPLRNTHNLTGHLSNFTNVRVRNDSGVDITDMTVYKEWEKTKDKLFKMGEERGEKDVAPRDMPASTGLKILGWRSNTPLKKTLAWFDIDFEYGESDQKVSLNNMGSLGDDLFITDQRGIWTLFSDFYSSFADKILLNKTVTTIKYDGNGVEVATAGGEIFTADYALCTFGSGVLNRGSVQFNPPLPGWKKEAIYRLRPVYYTKIFLKFPSEFWGDSEWILHVSSQNTGHFPVFFDLDRAGFFPGSKSLFTVVTGDESLRVEAQDDSKTMEELMEVLRNMYGPSIPNATEIVVSKWTQNPYVLGCWTDPVIGTDSSVFANMAGRVENLFFAGEATQGDWYGYIQGGYYSGLERANDIASCIQGGKCQPYEPATGLPAIVKTKDCVKSKASKMDVLDVISLFLGLFIFCCL